A window of the Nisaea acidiphila genome harbors these coding sequences:
- a CDS encoding glycosyltransferase family 2 protein, with the protein MSLTVSVYIPCFNAERTIGACIASLISQQRKPDEIILVDDGSTDRSVEIATRYPGVKLVKFPGNKGLATARNAGVRFSKGELIASIDSDCAADPRWLRILVEEMERDPDLCGVAGGVQETELGTIADRWRTYHMAQHYGQNRVDNPRFLYGANTLFRRHVLVRAGSYPAYLRTNAEDFQICKQIYKNVPNAKLRYIPSAYVNHLRRDTLRSLANTYWKYQTYLHWRRAVTYGTPRTFLDVNYQVFVLVSLAWGRQLVWDLKRGRLESVLVAMYLTCKLPWLQIREYFRHLTALKRVDGASSGTVSRDS; encoded by the coding sequence GTGTCACTTACGGTCTCTGTCTACATCCCGTGCTTCAATGCCGAGCGAACGATCGGCGCGTGCATCGCTTCATTGATCTCCCAGCAACGCAAACCGGACGAGATCATTCTCGTCGACGATGGAAGCACCGACCGCTCGGTCGAGATCGCGACGCGGTATCCGGGTGTGAAACTCGTTAAGTTTCCGGGAAATAAAGGGCTCGCGACGGCCCGGAATGCGGGCGTCAGGTTCAGCAAAGGCGAGCTCATCGCGTCCATAGATTCCGACTGTGCGGCCGACCCTCGCTGGTTGCGAATTCTCGTCGAGGAAATGGAACGGGACCCGGATTTGTGCGGTGTCGCCGGAGGCGTTCAGGAAACGGAACTCGGTACGATCGCGGATCGTTGGCGAACCTATCATATGGCTCAGCATTACGGGCAGAACCGGGTCGACAATCCGCGCTTCCTTTACGGAGCGAACACTCTCTTTCGCCGCCATGTTTTGGTGCGGGCCGGAAGCTACCCGGCATATCTCCGTACCAATGCGGAGGATTTCCAGATCTGCAAGCAGATCTACAAGAACGTTCCCAATGCCAAGCTCAGGTATATTCCGTCGGCCTATGTCAATCATCTGCGGCGCGATACACTTCGGTCGCTCGCAAACACTTATTGGAAGTATCAGACCTACCTGCACTGGAGGCGCGCCGTCACGTATGGCACTCCACGCACGTTTCTTGACGTGAACTATCAGGTTTTTGTTCTGGTGAGCCTGGCTTGGGGGCGACAACTTGTTTGGGACCTCAAGCGTGGCCGGCTTGAGAGCGTCCTCGTTGCTATGTATCTCACGTGCAAGTTGCCGTGGCTTCAGATTCGGGAATATTTCCGTCACCTAACCGCTTTGAAACGTGTCGATGGCGCGTCGTCCGGGACGGTCTCGCGAGATTCGTGA
- a CDS encoding 2OG-Fe(II) oxygenase family protein gives MALASAVLSRNLEQGDIAPPVALPRLGGGEFNLIDDSVAGDFNVFVLLGHDPEANSAAAAEFVAAKERLEKHGARAYFVAAGKKPPKLEADAGSVLLDPEGKAFAAFGQQAPFGRPISAGPKTVLVSPNRHVLRLLNADRPGHAGIVLDVLAAQSALRAEQPYRMHPPVLLVPDVFSPADCTHLMSVYAMQGQEFVEPGHNKLQNRTTDCKMRIPDYGRGDRIDHWVINPETQNYIDERISKRLLPEIHKAFHYKVTKHERYRIACYEGERGGKAHGHRDNSSPQSAYRRFAVTINLNSDQYEGGEIWFPEFSEQSYKPPAGAAIVFSCSLLHEVLHMRKGRRFALLGFLFGEI, from the coding sequence ATGGCACTTGCGTCGGCAGTCTTGAGCCGAAACCTTGAACAGGGCGATATCGCCCCGCCGGTCGCCTTACCGAGGCTTGGCGGCGGCGAATTCAATCTCATCGACGACTCGGTGGCGGGTGACTTCAACGTTTTCGTGCTGCTGGGCCACGATCCGGAAGCCAACAGTGCGGCGGCCGCAGAATTCGTCGCGGCGAAGGAGCGGCTGGAGAAGCACGGGGCTCGCGCATACTTCGTCGCGGCCGGAAAGAAACCGCCTAAGCTGGAAGCGGATGCCGGTTCGGTCTTGCTCGATCCCGAAGGCAAGGCATTTGCGGCCTTTGGGCAGCAGGCGCCCTTCGGCCGTCCGATTAGCGCAGGCCCAAAGACGGTTCTTGTCTCACCGAACCGTCATGTTCTGCGTTTGCTCAATGCGGACAGGCCTGGCCATGCCGGGATCGTTTTGGACGTGCTCGCCGCGCAGTCGGCTTTGCGCGCTGAACAGCCCTACCGCATGCATCCGCCGGTTCTGCTCGTCCCGGATGTCTTCAGCCCGGCGGACTGCACCCATTTGATGAGCGTCTATGCCATGCAGGGTCAGGAATTCGTCGAGCCGGGGCACAACAAACTTCAGAACCGGACAACCGACTGCAAGATGCGGATTCCGGACTATGGCCGCGGCGACCGGATCGATCATTGGGTCATCAATCCCGAAACCCAGAACTATATCGACGAGCGGATTTCAAAACGGCTGCTGCCGGAGATCCACAAGGCCTTCCATTACAAGGTGACCAAGCACGAACGCTATCGGATCGCCTGTTACGAAGGTGAGCGCGGTGGAAAAGCACACGGTCACCGGGACAATTCCAGCCCGCAATCGGCCTATCGCCGGTTCGCGGTGACGATCAATCTGAACTCTGATCAGTATGAGGGCGGCGAGATTTGGTTCCCGGAATTCAGCGAGCAGTCCTACAAACCCCCGGCAGGCGCCGCGATCGTGTTCTCGTGCTCTCTGCTGCACGAGGTTCTGCACATGCGCAAAGGACGCCGGTTCGCTCTTCTGGGCTTTTTGTTCGGCGAGATCTGA
- a CDS encoding superoxide dismutase codes for MALELPALPYDYEALQPYMSKETLEFHHDKHHQAYVTNGNKLLEGTGLEDKSLEEIVQTAYKEKMAGLFNNASQHWNHVQFWQMMKKDGGGAIPGELEKKIIEDLGSVADFQAAFIEAGVTQFGSGWCWLAMGSDGKLKVTKTPNGESPMAYGETALLGCDVWEHSYYIDYRNRRPDYVKAFIENMVNWEYVAELFAKAS; via the coding sequence ATGGCCCTCGAACTGCCTGCCCTTCCCTACGATTACGAAGCGCTTCAGCCGTACATGTCGAAGGAAACGCTTGAGTTTCACCACGACAAGCATCACCAGGCCTATGTGACCAACGGCAATAAGCTGCTGGAAGGCACCGGTCTCGAGGACAAGTCCCTCGAGGAGATCGTGCAGACCGCCTACAAGGAAAAGATGGCCGGTCTGTTCAACAATGCCAGCCAGCATTGGAACCATGTGCAGTTCTGGCAGATGATGAAGAAGGATGGCGGCGGCGCCATTCCGGGCGAGCTGGAAAAGAAGATCATCGAGGATCTGGGTTCGGTCGCCGACTTCCAGGCCGCCTTTATCGAGGCCGGCGTTACCCAGTTCGGCTCCGGCTGGTGCTGGCTCGCGATGGGCAGCGACGGCAAGCTGAAAGTCACCAAGACGCCGAACGGTGAAAGCCCGATGGCCTATGGCGAGACCGCGCTGCTTGGTTGCGACGTGTGGGAGCATTCCTACTACATCGATTACCGCAACCGTCGCCCGGACTATGTGAAGGCCTTCATCGAGAACATGGTGAACTGGGAATATGTCGCGGAGCTCTTCGCCAAGGCGAGCTGA
- a CDS encoding phosphodiesterase, which yields MLLAEITDTHLMDGGLPAYDNIDTKAFLEAAVETLSGLTPRPDALLVAGDVSDDGTSGSYRVFRDIVGRLGLPTYVIPGNHDARENMRSAFAADGYLPADGHLDYVAEIGPLSLVALDTLVEGEVFGVVEPERRVWLENALHGTEGRPTIVMLHHPPFITGTKMDEIGCRDGDSIAAVIEQFDNVEIVLSGHFHRSVHRRWAGTTANICSSTAHQVGLNLAHEPGFKVYMEPPQVQLLHWQEETGLAVHQVPVGTFECVHASE from the coding sequence ATGCTGCTTGCCGAGATAACCGACACGCATCTGATGGATGGCGGGCTCCCGGCCTACGACAATATCGACACGAAGGCGTTTCTGGAGGCCGCGGTCGAAACATTGTCGGGTTTGACGCCGAGACCCGATGCCCTGCTTGTCGCAGGCGACGTTTCGGACGACGGGACCTCGGGCTCGTACCGGGTTTTTCGGGACATCGTCGGCCGGCTCGGCCTTCCGACCTATGTCATACCGGGAAACCACGATGCCCGGGAGAACATGCGCTCCGCCTTTGCCGCTGACGGTTACCTGCCCGCCGACGGGCATCTCGATTACGTCGCCGAGATCGGTCCTCTATCCCTCGTCGCTCTCGACACTCTGGTCGAGGGAGAGGTCTTCGGTGTCGTGGAGCCGGAACGCCGCGTCTGGCTGGAGAACGCCCTCCATGGGACAGAGGGGCGCCCGACGATCGTGATGCTGCACCACCCTCCTTTCATTACCGGCACCAAGATGGACGAGATCGGCTGCCGCGACGGCGACAGCATCGCTGCCGTGATCGAGCAGTTCGACAATGTCGAGATCGTTCTGTCCGGTCACTTCCACCGCTCGGTGCATCGCCGCTGGGCCGGTACGACCGCGAATATCTGCTCCTCGACCGCGCATCAGGTCGGCCTGAACCTCGCGCACGAACCGGGCTTCAAGGTCTATATGGAACCGCCGCAGGTCCAACTGCTGCACTGGCAGGAAGAGACGGGGCTCGCCGTCCATCAGGTCCCCGTCGGAACCTTCGAATGCGTACATGCGAGCGAATAG
- a CDS encoding DUF2059 domain-containing protein translates to MATICKRFLATSLLICFSLLCSTLLSHRAEAEPGAEKRAAIEALLVETDALKLGAEIGKQLINGIKPVFKKAVPNITDEALDVVVEETLFSVEKAQSGLIDQYVLIYDRYFEADEIDDLRVFYRTPTGKKSLKVMPLLMQDAVQIGQTLSKDVMQDAMPRIVERLEAMGYKVKQK, encoded by the coding sequence ATGGCCACAATTTGCAAGCGCTTCCTCGCGACAAGTCTTCTGATCTGCTTCTCCCTCCTCTGCAGTACGCTGCTCTCCCACAGAGCAGAGGCAGAACCGGGCGCGGAAAAGCGCGCTGCGATCGAGGCTCTCCTTGTCGAAACAGACGCACTCAAGCTTGGAGCGGAGATAGGAAAGCAGCTGATCAACGGCATAAAACCCGTATTCAAGAAAGCCGTACCGAACATCACGGACGAAGCTCTCGACGTGGTGGTGGAAGAGACGCTTTTTTCGGTTGAGAAAGCGCAGTCCGGCCTGATCGATCAGTACGTTCTGATCTACGACCGCTATTTCGAGGCGGACGAGATCGATGATCTTCGGGTTTTCTACAGAACACCCACCGGAAAGAAATCGCTCAAGGTGATGCCTCTGCTCATGCAGGACGCTGTGCAAATCGGTCAGACTCTCTCGAAAGACGTCATGCAGGACGCCATGCCAAGGATCGTGGAACGTCTTGAGGCCATGGGGTACAAGGTCAAGCAAAAGTAG
- the nudC gene encoding NAD(+) diphosphatase has protein sequence MSRYPLDLTRRKPNIYGFSGLDRSAHLREEEGWLERLVGEESTRLVPVWRSRSLVAGADSESPAASLLSAREFTVLVERSETVIFLGNKDGEAHVAVDLSALEEKEAADLVSGAGEFMDLRQVGPVLERFDGSILAYARGLMHWHQRHRYCGVCGASTRISKGGHQRNCSNESCRAPTFPRTDPAVIMLVHDAAGEKALLGRQAVWPEGRYSTLAGFVEPGETLEEAVAREVYEETGVEVRDVRYHSSQPWPFPASIMLGFHAEAKTSEIFRRDDELEDAQWFSREELLNFRALGKGLPSKDSIARRLIEDWLAGEV, from the coding sequence ATGTCCCGATATCCCCTCGATCTCACTCGCCGCAAGCCGAATATCTACGGCTTCAGCGGCCTCGACCGCAGCGCCCATCTCCGCGAGGAGGAGGGCTGGCTCGAACGCCTCGTGGGCGAAGAGAGCACCCGTCTGGTCCCGGTCTGGCGCAGCCGCTCTCTCGTGGCCGGCGCGGACAGCGAATCCCCCGCGGCCTCGCTGCTGAGCGCGCGGGAGTTCACAGTCCTCGTCGAGCGTTCGGAGACCGTGATCTTCCTCGGCAACAAGGACGGCGAAGCGCATGTCGCGGTCGACCTCTCCGCGCTCGAAGAGAAAGAGGCGGCGGACCTGGTCAGCGGCGCCGGCGAGTTCATGGACCTGCGGCAGGTCGGACCGGTGCTGGAACGGTTCGACGGCTCGATCCTCGCCTATGCCCGCGGCCTGATGCACTGGCACCAGAGGCATCGCTACTGCGGCGTCTGCGGCGCCTCGACCCGAATTTCGAAAGGCGGTCACCAGCGCAATTGCAGCAACGAGAGCTGCCGCGCGCCGACTTTTCCGCGCACCGACCCCGCGGTGATCATGCTGGTGCATGACGCGGCCGGAGAGAAAGCCCTGCTCGGCCGCCAGGCGGTCTGGCCGGAAGGGCGGTACTCGACGCTCGCGGGCTTCGTCGAGCCGGGCGAGACCCTGGAGGAAGCGGTCGCGCGCGAGGTCTACGAGGAGACCGGCGTCGAGGTGCGCGATGTGCGCTACCACTCGTCCCAGCCCTGGCCCTTCCCGGCCTCGATCATGCTCGGTTTCCATGCCGAGGCGAAGACGAGCGAGATCTTCCGGCGCGACGACGAGCTCGAGGACGCGCAATGGTTCAGCCGGGAGGAGCTCCTGAATTTCCGCGCGCTCGGCAAGGGCCTGCCAAGCAAGGACTCCATCGCCCGGCGATTAATCGAGGACTGGCTCGCGGGCGAGGTCTGA
- a CDS encoding 4a-hydroxytetrahydrobiopterin dehydratase encodes MMEKLTGPDRDRALAGLPDWSLAEGRDAITRKYRFADFKTAFAFMTAVAEIADEMDHHPEWFNVYNRIDVTLSTHDAGGLTMLDIDLAVQMDELAAGEPETA; translated from the coding sequence ATGATGGAGAAACTCACCGGCCCGGATCGGGACCGGGCTCTCGCTGGCCTGCCCGACTGGAGCCTTGCTGAGGGCCGGGACGCGATCACGCGGAAATACCGTTTCGCCGATTTCAAAACGGCCTTCGCCTTCATGACGGCGGTCGCGGAAATCGCCGATGAGATGGATCACCATCCCGAATGGTTCAATGTCTACAACCGGATCGACGTGACCCTCAGCACCCATGATGCGGGTGGGCTGACGATGCTCGACATAGATCTCGCGGTGCAGATGGACGAGTTGGCGGCCGGGGAACCGGAAACGGCCTGA
- a CDS encoding metallopeptidase family protein, producing MTEPPTLDDIERLAREAFATIPDGLRVQTGDVTFLVTEFAEEDVLDELGAESPFEILGLYAGVPFGEASTMASPSDLNRIFLYRRPILDYWCETGEDLQSIVRHVLVHEIGHHFGFSDADMEAIEAGAD from the coding sequence ATGACCGAACCGCCGACGCTGGACGATATCGAACGGCTCGCCCGCGAGGCGTTCGCGACGATCCCGGACGGTCTGCGGGTGCAAACCGGCGACGTCACCTTCCTGGTCACGGAGTTCGCGGAAGAGGACGTTCTGGACGAGCTCGGTGCCGAGAGCCCGTTCGAAATCCTCGGCCTCTATGCCGGCGTGCCGTTCGGCGAGGCCTCGACCATGGCCAGCCCCTCCGACCTCAACCGGATCTTCCTCTACCGCCGACCGATCCTCGATTACTGGTGCGAAACCGGCGAGGACCTGCAGTCCATCGTGCGCCATGTCCTGGTGCACGAAATCGGCCATCATTTCGGGTTCTCCGACGCCGACATGGAAGCGATCGAAGCCGGCGCAGACTGA
- a CDS encoding group III truncated hemoglobin, which produces MNTEAIRSAPGRRAEIRAQAEALGVNEAYIDLLVEVFYRRIRQDEVLGPVFARRISDWSPHLARMKSFWGSVALNSGQYSGKPVPAHLALKEVRSAHFERWLALFQATLEDTAPTPGAVAYFMERAQRIATSLQLAMFGVPELRGDRGEPQ; this is translated from the coding sequence ATGAATACCGAAGCCATACGCAGTGCGCCCGGGAGACGGGCGGAGATCCGTGCGCAGGCCGAGGCACTCGGCGTGAACGAGGCCTATATCGACCTGCTGGTCGAGGTCTTCTACCGGCGGATCCGCCAGGACGAGGTTTTGGGCCCGGTCTTCGCCCGCCGGATTTCCGACTGGAGCCCGCATCTCGCCCGAATGAAGAGCTTCTGGGGCTCGGTCGCCCTTAACAGCGGGCAATATTCCGGCAAGCCCGTCCCCGCCCATCTGGCGCTGAAGGAAGTGCGCAGCGCCCATTTCGAACGCTGGCTCGCCCTCTTCCAGGCGACCCTGGAGGACACGGCGCCAACCCCCGGCGCGGTCGCCTATTTCATGGAACGCGCCCAGCGGATCGCCACCAGCCTGCAGCTCGCCATGTTCGGCGTTCCGGAGCTGCGCGGCGACAGGGGAGAGCCGCAATGA
- a CDS encoding DUF1971 domain-containing protein, with the protein MSTGTGARPALPPGAQHYSSSPRFTEVTVPAKLTGLHRTKPGVWGRLVVEEGALTFIEPGPAEYTDRLAAGEVEVIAPERPHRVAVDGPVVFLVEFYRE; encoded by the coding sequence ATGAGCACCGGAACGGGCGCCCGCCCGGCATTGCCGCCAGGTGCCCAGCATTACAGCAGCTCGCCGCGCTTCACCGAGGTCACTGTGCCGGCCAAACTGACCGGGCTGCACCGCACCAAGCCGGGGGTCTGGGGCCGCCTCGTGGTGGAGGAGGGTGCGCTTACCTTCATCGAGCCCGGACCGGCGGAATATACGGACCGCCTCGCCGCCGGAGAGGTCGAGGTCATCGCGCCGGAGCGCCCCCATCGTGTCGCGGTGGACGGGCCCGTAGTTTTTCTTGTCGAGTTCTACCGGGAGTAA
- a CDS encoding Rrf2 family transcriptional regulator: MRLNVQTDYALRLLMHLAVNPDRLITIREAADRFSVSKTHLMKLANAMSHEGFIQAVRGRSGGLRLARPAGEIRVGDVVRRMENDFAVVECFQAGRGECLITPACRLKGVLNRAVEAFLAELDACTLEDLVRANEPLRLMLA; the protein is encoded by the coding sequence ATGCGGCTCAATGTCCAGACCGACTATGCCCTGCGCCTGCTGATGCATCTGGCGGTCAATCCGGATCGGCTAATAACCATTCGGGAGGCTGCGGACCGGTTTTCCGTCTCCAAAACACATCTGATGAAACTCGCGAATGCGATGAGCCATGAAGGCTTCATCCAGGCCGTGCGCGGCCGCTCCGGTGGACTTCGTCTTGCCCGGCCGGCAGGCGAAATCCGGGTCGGAGACGTGGTGCGGCGGATGGAGAACGACTTTGCCGTGGTCGAATGTTTCCAGGCTGGCCGCGGCGAGTGCCTGATCACGCCCGCCTGCCGCCTGAAAGGCGTCCTGAACCGCGCTGTGGAAGCGTTTTTGGCGGAACTCGATGCCTGTACGCTCGAGGATTTGGTGCGGGCCAACGAACCCCTGCGCCTGATGCTGGCCTGA
- a CDS encoding GNAT family N-acetyltransferase: MSVRLRTYRKGDLPALYHVSVMTGHGGGDARHLYRDPDLIGHVYVGPYANLLPELCIVAEDEEGVAGYVVGAVDTRAFEVRQEAEWWPELRKRYPDPGRDVDPGWDADTKRAHRIHHPAGVIPDAVVAGHPGHLHMNLLPRLQRRGIGTRLLEAWYSRARAAGASSVHVGVNPGNAGGLAFWQRAGFRPIALPPEQETGRAVWLGRELD; encoded by the coding sequence ATGTCTGTTCGCCTCAGAACCTACCGGAAGGGCGACCTTCCGGCGCTCTATCATGTCTCGGTGATGACCGGCCACGGCGGAGGGGATGCGCGGCATCTCTACCGGGACCCGGATCTCATCGGCCATGTCTATGTCGGCCCCTACGCCAACTTGCTGCCGGAGCTATGCATCGTCGCGGAGGACGAGGAGGGCGTTGCCGGGTATGTGGTCGGAGCCGTTGACACACGGGCCTTCGAAGTCCGGCAGGAGGCCGAATGGTGGCCGGAACTGCGCAAGCGCTATCCGGATCCCGGCCGAGATGTGGATCCCGGATGGGATGCGGATACGAAACGGGCGCACCGCATCCATCATCCGGCGGGCGTCATTCCCGACGCCGTCGTGGCCGGTCATCCCGGGCATCTGCATATGAACCTCTTGCCGCGCCTGCAGCGCCGCGGGATCGGCACGCGGCTGCTTGAGGCCTGGTATTCCCGGGCGAGGGCGGCCGGTGCCTCCTCGGTTCATGTCGGGGTCAATCCCGGTAACGCGGGCGGTCTCGCGTTCTGGCAGCGCGCGGGCTTCCGGCCGATTGCGCTTCCGCCTGAACAGGAAACCGGACGGGCGGTATGGCTCGGCCGCGAACTGGACTGA
- the mutL gene encoding DNA mismatch repair endonuclease MutL: protein MSAVAERVDERIGRIRRLPDGLVNRIAAGEVVERPASAVKELVENALDAEATRIDIVMRDGGRTAISVVDNGVGMSREELEVAVERHATSKLKGEDLTHITSLGFRGEALPSIGAVSRMTITTRSAAAGPEESAWSLDIEGGRVGAAEPAALGQGTRIEVRDLFYATPARLKFLKAARTEYSHAVDVIERLAMAHPHVAFTLGDGNRTSVRLNEVSGDLFEARLARLGAVMGRDFEDNALPIEAEREGIRLSGYAGLPTINKRTTSHQFLFVNGRPVRDKLLYGAVRGAYMDFISHDRHPMLALFLEVPPEAVDVNVHPAKTEVRFREPGLVRGLIVGALKHALTAAGHRASTTVSNAALGALGRSTDFGTGAAPRYQWQPPSYAQPQVPRDAAAAAMAFQAPIGGMMEDVAPQARAEAPLPESAALQSHPLGAARAQLHENYIVAQTGEGIVLVDQHAAHERLVYERMKKALEADGIKRQMLLIPEVVELDEGAVDRLGARAEEFAELGLMLEPFGAGAVVVREVPALMGEADVQGLVRDLAEELTEFGEAMALKDRLAHICGTIACHGSVRSGRRLTVEEMNALLREMEATPHSGQCNHGRPTYVSLSLNDIEKLFGRR from the coding sequence GTGAGCGCGGTCGCGGAACGGGTCGACGAGCGCATCGGGCGGATCCGCCGCCTTCCTGACGGGCTGGTCAACAGGATCGCCGCCGGCGAGGTGGTCGAGCGGCCGGCGAGCGCGGTGAAGGAACTGGTCGAGAACGCGCTCGACGCCGAGGCGACCCGGATCGACATCGTTATGCGCGACGGGGGCCGGACGGCGATCAGCGTCGTGGACAACGGCGTCGGCATGAGCCGGGAGGAACTGGAGGTCGCGGTCGAGCGGCACGCCACCTCCAAGCTGAAAGGCGAGGATCTCACCCATATCACCAGCCTCGGGTTCCGCGGCGAGGCCCTGCCCTCAATCGGTGCTGTGAGCCGGATGACGATCACCACGCGTTCGGCCGCGGCAGGTCCGGAGGAAAGCGCCTGGAGCCTCGATATCGAAGGCGGCAGGGTCGGTGCGGCGGAACCCGCGGCGCTCGGTCAGGGAACGCGCATCGAGGTGCGCGATCTCTTCTACGCCACACCGGCGCGGCTCAAGTTCCTGAAGGCGGCGCGCACGGAATACAGCCACGCCGTCGATGTGATCGAGCGGCTGGCGATGGCGCATCCCCATGTCGCCTTTACCCTCGGCGACGGCAATCGGACGAGCGTGCGGCTCAACGAAGTGTCCGGCGACCTCTTCGAGGCCCGCTTGGCGCGGCTCGGCGCGGTCATGGGGCGCGATTTCGAGGACAATGCGCTGCCGATCGAAGCGGAGCGAGAGGGCATCCGGCTTTCGGGCTATGCCGGTCTGCCGACGATCAACAAGCGCACGACGAGCCACCAGTTCCTCTTCGTCAACGGCCGGCCGGTGCGGGACAAGCTGCTCTACGGCGCGGTGCGCGGCGCCTATATGGATTTCATATCGCATGACCGGCATCCGATGCTGGCGCTCTTTCTCGAGGTGCCGCCGGAAGCGGTGGATGTGAACGTGCATCCGGCCAAAACCGAGGTGCGGTTCCGCGAGCCGGGTCTCGTGCGCGGGCTCATTGTCGGCGCGCTGAAACATGCGCTGACCGCCGCCGGTCACCGGGCCTCGACGACGGTCTCCAATGCCGCGCTCGGCGCGCTCGGGCGCTCGACGGATTTTGGAACCGGCGCCGCGCCCCGCTACCAGTGGCAACCGCCGTCCTATGCGCAGCCGCAGGTCCCGCGCGATGCGGCTGCCGCCGCGATGGCGTTCCAGGCGCCGATCGGCGGCATGATGGAAGATGTCGCGCCGCAGGCCCGGGCCGAGGCGCCGCTGCCGGAAAGCGCGGCCCTGCAGAGCCATCCGCTCGGCGCGGCCCGGGCGCAGCTGCATGAGAATTACATCGTCGCCCAGACCGGCGAGGGCATCGTGCTGGTCGACCAGCACGCGGCGCATGAGCGGCTGGTTTACGAGCGCATGAAGAAGGCGCTGGAGGCGGACGGCATCAAGCGGCAGATGCTGCTGATCCCGGAAGTGGTCGAGCTGGACGAGGGCGCGGTTGACCGTCTCGGCGCCAGGGCGGAGGAATTCGCCGAACTCGGCCTCATGCTGGAGCCGTTCGGCGCCGGCGCGGTGGTGGTGCGGGAGGTGCCTGCCCTGATGGGCGAGGCGGACGTGCAGGGGCTGGTGCGCGATCTCGCCGAGGAACTGACGGAGTTCGGCGAGGCGATGGCCCTGAAGGACCGGCTCGCGCATATCTGCGGCACGATCGCCTGTCACGGTTCGGTCCGGTCCGGCCGAAGGCTGACGGTCGAGGAGATGAACGCGCTGCTGCGCGAGATGGAGGCGACGCCCCATTCCGGCCAGTGCAATCACGGCCGCCCGACCTATGTCTCGCTCTCCCTGAACGATATCGAAAAACTCTTCGGCCGGCGCTGA